One segment of Haemophilus influenzae DNA contains the following:
- a CDS encoding outer membrane protein assembly factor BamD: MRKIKSLALLAVAALVIGCSSGSKDVEQASVNELYTKGTTSLQEGSYSEAIRYLKATTERFPGSIYQEQAMLDLIYANYKAQDYTQVLLTVDSFLHQFPQSPNQAYAVYMAGLTNAATGDNVIQDFFGIDRATRETTSMRTAFSNFQNLVRAFPNSPYSQDALARMAYIKDALARHELDIAKFYTKRKAWVAVANRVVGMLKQYPDTKATYEGLFLMQEAYEKMGLTELANDTQKIIDANKDKTFAPIEKPNEPDLKVPAVK, encoded by the coding sequence ATGCGTAAAATAAAATCTTTGGCGTTGCTTGCCGTGGCAGCATTGGTTATTGGATGTTCAAGTGGTTCAAAAGATGTTGAACAAGCATCGGTAAATGAATTATACACAAAAGGTACAACATCATTACAAGAAGGTAGCTACTCTGAAGCCATTCGCTATTTAAAAGCGACGACTGAACGTTTCCCTGGTAGTATTTATCAAGAACAAGCAATGTTAGATTTAATTTATGCAAACTATAAAGCACAAGATTATACGCAAGTATTATTGACGGTAGATAGCTTTTTACATCAATTTCCACAAAGCCCAAATCAAGCCTATGCGGTATATATGGCTGGCTTAACTAATGCAGCAACAGGCGATAATGTTATCCAAGATTTTTTTGGAATTGACCGTGCAACACGTGAAACAACCTCTATGCGTACCGCTTTTTCTAATTTCCAAAACTTAGTTCGTGCATTCCCTAATAGCCCTTACTCACAAGATGCTTTAGCTCGTATGGCTTATATTAAAGATGCACTAGCTCGTCACGAATTAGATATTGCAAAATTCTATACAAAACGTAAAGCTTGGGTAGCAGTTGCAAATCGTGTGGTAGGAATGTTAAAACAATATCCTGATACTAAAGCAACTTATGAAGGATTATTTCTAATGCAGGAGGCTTATGAAAAAATGGGTTTAACCGAATTAGCAAATGATACTCAAAAAATTATTGATGCGAATAAAGATAAAACTTTTGCACCAATTGAAAAACCAAACGAACCAGACTTAAAAGTGCCAGCAGTTAAATAA
- a CDS encoding nucleotidyltransferase substrate binding protein produces MRSNNRWLQRFQNYQQSLFHLKNEVTQYGNTNIDVIKKGIIQSFEITHELSWKLMQDILREEGESELYGSKSATRLAFNRGLISQGEIWLEMIKSRNLTVHTYDQQMINEEFNKIIHLYLPAFTSFEQKVNMICSNLD; encoded by the coding sequence ATGCGATCAAATAATCGTTGGCTACAACGTTTCCAAAATTATCAACAATCCCTTTTTCATTTAAAAAATGAAGTAACTCAATATGGAAATACCAATATTGATGTGATTAAAAAAGGAATTATTCAAAGTTTTGAAATCACTCACGAATTGTCGTGGAAATTGATGCAAGATATTCTTCGAGAAGAAGGCGAATCTGAGCTTTATGGTTCAAAATCAGCAACTCGTTTAGCTTTTAACCGTGGACTAATTAGTCAGGGAGAAATTTGGTTAGAAATGATCAAAAGTCGTAATCTAACAGTCCATACTTATGATCAGCAAATGATTAATGAAGAATTTAATAAAATTATTCATCTATATTTACCTGCATTTACTAGTTTTGAGCAAAAAGTGAATATGATATGCAGCAATTTGGATTAA
- the rluD gene encoding 23S rRNA pseudouridine(1911/1915/1917) synthase RluD yields MPQITLSAEVQPEQMGQRLDQTLAELFPEYSRSRLKTWIEADLVKLNDRIANIPREKVLGGERIEIIVEVEDETRFEAENIPLNIVYEDDDIIVINKPKDLVVHPGAGNPNGTVLNALLYHYPPIAEVPRAGIVHRLDKDTTGLMVVAKTIPAQTKLVRDLQKRKITREYEAVASGIMTKGGTVDQPMARHATKRTLMAVHPMGKPAVTHYRIMENYRNYTRLRLRLETGRTHQIRVHMAHIAHPLLGDQTYGGRPRPPKNASEDFMEVLRNFKRQALHAVMLRLAHPITGEMMEWYAPLPDDFVELLNALKADYLEHQDELDY; encoded by the coding sequence ATGCCACAAATTACCCTTTCGGCTGAAGTGCAGCCAGAACAAATGGGACAGCGTTTAGACCAAACACTTGCAGAGTTGTTCCCTGAATATTCTCGCTCCCGATTAAAAACGTGGATTGAAGCCGATCTCGTAAAATTAAATGATCGCATTGCCAATATTCCACGAGAGAAAGTGCTTGGAGGAGAGAGAATAGAGATTATTGTTGAAGTGGAAGATGAAACACGTTTTGAAGCAGAAAATATTCCATTGAATATCGTGTATGAAGATGATGATATTATTGTGATTAACAAGCCAAAAGATCTTGTGGTACACCCTGGTGCTGGCAATCCAAATGGAACCGTACTCAATGCGTTACTCTATCATTATCCGCCAATTGCAGAAGTACCTAGAGCAGGAATTGTGCATCGATTAGATAAAGATACGACAGGTCTAATGGTTGTTGCGAAAACTATTCCAGCACAAACTAAGTTAGTACGCGACTTACAAAAACGCAAAATTACGCGTGAATATGAAGCCGTCGCTTCAGGCATTATGACTAAAGGTGGCACGGTAGATCAACCTATGGCTCGTCATGCAACCAAACGCACTTTAATGGCGGTTCATCCAATGGGAAAACCAGCTGTGACCCATTATCGTATTATGGAGAATTACCGTAACTACACCCGTTTACGTTTACGTTTGGAAACGGGTCGTACACATCAAATCCGTGTTCATATGGCACATATTGCCCATCCATTACTAGGCGATCAAACCTATGGCGGACGCCCTCGTCCACCCAAGAATGCAAGTGAAGACTTTATGGAAGTATTGCGTAATTTCAAACGCCAAGCTTTACATGCGGTCATGTTACGTTTAGCTCATCCAATTACAGGGGAGATGATGGAATGGTATGCACCATTGCCTGATGATTTCGTTGAATTGCTCAATGCCCTCAAAGCCGACTATCTCGAACATCAAGATGAGTTAGATTATTAA
- the pgeF gene encoding peptidoglycan editing factor PgeF, which yields MQAINPNWNVPNNIHAFTTTREGGVSLEPYLSFNLGDHVGDNKSAVKTNRTLLVEKFGLPQKPVFLTQTHSTRVLQLPYSGENLEADAVYTNIPNQVCVVMTADCLPVLFSTISGNEVAAAHAGWRGLCDGVLEKTVRCFQTKPEDIIAWFGPAIGPTAFQVGIDVVKQFVAVDEKAKLAFQPDAIEEGKYLGNLYQIATQRLNNLGITQIYGGNHCTFNEKEKFFSYRRDNQTGRMASVIWFE from the coding sequence ATGCAAGCGATTAACCCCAATTGGAACGTTCCAAATAATATTCATGCCTTTACCACCACTCGTGAAGGGGGCGTGAGCTTAGAGCCTTATTTGAGTTTCAACTTAGGCGATCATGTGGGTGATAACAAAAGTGCGGTAAAAACCAACCGCACTTTATTAGTCGAAAAATTTGGCTTGCCACAAAAACCTGTATTTTTAACGCAAACACACAGCACTAGAGTACTTCAATTACCTTATTCAGGAGAAAATCTTGAAGCGGATGCTGTTTATACAAATATTCCCAATCAAGTTTGCGTTGTTATGACTGCAGACTGTTTGCCTGTTTTATTTTCTACAATATCTGGAAATGAAGTGGCTGCTGCACATGCTGGCTGGCGTGGTTTATGTGATGGCGTATTGGAAAAAACTGTCAGATGCTTTCAGACCAAACCTGAAGATATTATCGCCTGGTTTGGCCCAGCAATTGGCCCAACAGCATTTCAAGTTGGAATTGATGTTGTAAAACAATTTGTTGCGGTAGATGAAAAAGCCAAACTCGCCTTTCAACCCGATGCAATCGAAGAAGGTAAATACCTAGGTAATCTTTACCAAATCGCGACTCAACGATTAAACAATCTAGGCATTACGCAAATTTATGGTGGAAATCACTGTACATTTAACGAAAAAGAAAAGTTCTTTTCTTATCGCAGGGATAATCAAACGGGACGAATGGCAAGTGTCATTTGGTTTGAATAA
- the pflA gene encoding pyruvate formate lyase 1-activating protein, whose translation MSVLGRIHSFESCGTVDGPGIRFILFMQGCLMRCKYCHNRDTWDLEGGKEISVEDLMKEVVTYRHFMNATGGGVTASGGEAVLQAEFVRDWFRACKAEGINTCLDTNGFVRHYDHIIDELLDVTDLVLLDLKELNDQVHQNLIGVPNKRTLEFAKYLQKRNQRTWIRYVVVPGYTDSDHDVHLLGQFIEGMTNIEKVELLPYHRLGAHKWKTLGLDYELEDVLPPTKESLEHIKIILEGYGHTVKF comes from the coding sequence ATGTCAGTTCTTGGACGAATTCACTCTTTTGAATCCTGTGGCACTGTAGATGGGCCAGGTATTCGTTTTATTTTATTTATGCAAGGTTGCTTGATGCGTTGCAAATATTGCCACAATCGTGATACTTGGGATCTTGAAGGTGGCAAAGAAATCAGTGTCGAAGATTTAATGAAAGAAGTCGTGACTTATCGCCATTTTATGAATGCTACAGGTGGTGGTGTTACGGCATCTGGTGGCGAGGCCGTGCTACAAGCTGAGTTCGTACGTGATTGGTTCCGTGCTTGTAAAGCAGAAGGGATTAATACCTGCTTGGATACAAATGGTTTTGTGCGTCATTATGATCATATTATTGATGAATTATTGGATGTAACAGATCTTGTTTTACTCGATTTAAAAGAGCTTAATGATCAAGTTCATCAAAATCTTATTGGGGTACCCAATAAACGTACCCTTGAGTTTGCAAAATATTTGCAAAAACGTAATCAACGCACATGGATTCGTTATGTTGTTGTTCCTGGTTATACCGATAGCGATCACGATGTGCATTTATTAGGTCAGTTTATTGAAGGTATGACCAATATTGAAAAAGTTGAACTTCTTCCTTATCATCGATTAGGTGCGCATAAATGGAAAACCCTTGGGTTAGATTATGAGCTTGAAGATGTATTACCGCCAACCAAAGAATCGTTAGAGCATATTAAAATAATCCTAGAAGGTTATGGACACACTGTAAAATTCTAG
- a CDS encoding surface-adhesin protein E, translating into MKKIILTLSLGLLTACSAQTQKAEQNDVKLTVPTDVRSGYVRLVKNANYYIDSESIWVDNQEPQIVHFDAVVNLDKGLYVYPEPKRYARSVRQYKILNCANYHLTQVRTDFYDEFWGQGLRAAPKKQKKHTLSLTPDTTLYNAAQIICANYGKVFSVDKKSAP; encoded by the coding sequence ATGAAAAAAATTATTTTAACATTATCACTTGGGTTGCTTACCGCCTGTTCTGCTCAAACTCAAAAGGCTGAACAAAATGATGTGAAGCTGACAGTGCCGACTGATGTGCGAAGCGGATATGTACGTTTAGTGAAGAATGCAAATTATTACATCGATAGTGAATCTATTTGGGTGGATAACCAAGAGCCACAAATTGTGCATTTTGATGCAGTGGTGAATTTAGATAAGGGATTGTATGTTTATCCTGAGCCTAAACGTTATGCACGTTCTGTTCGTCAGTATAAGATTTTAAATTGTGCAAATTATCATTTAACTCAAGTGCGAACTGATTTCTATGATGAGTTTTGGGGACAGGGTTTACGTGCTGCACCTAAAAAGCAAAAGAAACATACGTTAAGTTTAACACCTGATACAACGCTTTATAATGCTGCTCAGATTATTTGTGCTAATTATGGCAAAGTATTTTCAGTTGATAAAAAATCTGCACCTTAA
- the nqrM gene encoding (Na+)-NQR maturation NqrM, translated as MQTLFFTLIAFVAIILLMSIGFIIKKQSLKGSCGGLSTLGIAKACDCDKPCDTLQSKLDAGDEQAKAEYEQKFAKKDDDSQFYEVK; from the coding sequence ATGCAAACTTTATTTTTTACTTTAATCGCTTTCGTCGCAATTATATTGTTGATGTCTATCGGATTTATTATCAAAAAACAAAGTTTAAAAGGCAGCTGCGGTGGTTTATCTACCCTTGGTATTGCCAAAGCTTGCGATTGTGATAAACCGTGTGACACGCTTCAATCAAAATTAGATGCAGGCGATGAACAAGCGAAAGCTGAATATGAGCAAAAATTCGCGAAAAAAGATGATGATTCGCAATTTTATGAAGTGAAATAA
- the pflB gene encoding formate C-acetyltransferase — protein MSELNEAQKLAWAGFAGGDWQENVNVRDFIQKNYTPYEGDDSFLAGPTEATTKLWESVMEGIKIENRTHAPLDFDEHTPSTIISHAPGYINKDLEKIVGLQTDEPLKRAIMPFGGIKMVEGSCKVYGRELDPEVKKIFTEYRKTHNQGVFDVYTPDILRCRKSGVLTGLPDAYGRGRIIGDYRRVALYGVDFLMKDKYAQFSSLQKDLEDGVNLEATIRLREEIAEQHRALGQLKQMAASYGYDISNPATNAQEAIQWMYFAYLAAIKSQNGAAMSFGRTATFIDIYIERDLKAGKITETEAQELVDHLVMKLRMVRFLRTPEYDQLFSGDPMWATETIAGMGLDGRTLVTKNTFRILHTLYNMGTSPEPNLTILWSEQLPENFKRFCAKVSIDTSSVQYENDDLMRPDFNNDDYAIACCVSPMVVGKQMQFFGARANLAKTLLYAINGGIDEKLGMQVGPKTAPITDEVLDFDTVMTRMDSFMDWLAKQYVTALNVIHYMHDKYSYEAALMALHDRDVYRTMACGIAGLSVAADSLSAIKYAKVKPVRGDIKDKDGNVVATNVAIDFEIEGEYPQYGNNDNRVDDIACDLVERFMKKIQKLKTYRNAVPTQSVLTITSNVVYGKKTGNTPDGRRAGAPFGPGANPMHGRDQKGAVASLTSVAKLPFAYAKDGISYTFSIVPNALGKDAEAQRRNLAGLMDGYFHHEATVEGGQHLNVNVLNREMLLDAMENPDKYPQLTIRVSGYAVRFNSLTKEQQQDVITRTFTESM, from the coding sequence ATGTCAGAACTTAATGAAGCGCAAAAATTGGCGTGGGCTGGTTTTGCTGGTGGCGATTGGCAAGAAAATGTCAATGTACGTGACTTTATCCAAAAAAACTATACTCCGTATGAAGGCGATGACTCTTTCTTAGCAGGTCCAACCGAAGCAACAACCAAGCTTTGGGAATCTGTGATGGAAGGAATTAAAATTGAAAACCGTACTCACGCACCATTGGATTTTGATGAACATACGCCATCTACCATTATCTCCCACGCACCCGGTTACATTAACAAAGATTTAGAAAAAATCGTTGGTCTTCAAACTGATGAACCTTTAAAACGTGCCATTATGCCATTCGGTGGTATTAAAATGGTGGAAGGTTCTTGTAAAGTTTATGGTCGTGAACTTGATCCTGAAGTGAAAAAAATCTTCACTGAATATCGTAAAACGCATAACCAAGGTGTATTCGATGTTTATACGCCAGACATTTTACGTTGCCGTAAATCTGGTGTATTAACTGGTCTTCCAGATGCTTATGGTCGTGGCCGTATCATCGGTGACTACCGTCGTGTAGCACTTTACGGTGTAGACTTCTTAATGAAAGATAAATACGCACAATTCTCTTCTTTACAAAAAGATTTAGAAGATGGTGTAAATCTTGAAGCAACAATTCGTTTACGTGAAGAAATCGCAGAACAACACCGTGCATTAGGTCAATTAAAACAAATGGCAGCAAGCTATGGTTATGATATTTCTAACCCGGCAACTAATGCTCAAGAAGCAATTCAATGGATGTACTTTGCTTATCTTGCTGCAATCAAATCACAAAATGGTGCGGCAATGTCATTCGGTCGTACTGCAACCTTCATTGATATCTATATCGAACGTGATTTAAAAGCAGGAAAAATTACTGAAACTGAAGCGCAAGAATTAGTTGACCACTTAGTTATGAAACTCCGTATGGTTCGTTTCTTACGTACGCCTGAATACGATCAATTATTCTCAGGTGACCCAATGTGGGCAACTGAAACCATCGCAGGTATGGGTTTAGACGGTCGTACATTAGTAACCAAAAATACATTCCGTATTTTACACACTCTTTACAACATGGGTACTTCTCCAGAACCAAACTTAACCATTCTTTGGTCTGAACAATTACCTGAAAACTTCAAACGTTTCTGTGCGAAAGTATCGATTGATACCTCATCAGTTCAATATGAAAACGATGATTTAATGCGTCCAGACTTCAACAATGATGACTACGCAATCGCATGTTGTGTATCACCAATGGTTGTGGGTAAACAAATGCAATTCTTCGGCGCTCGTGCAAACTTAGCGAAAACATTGTTATACGCAATCAACGGCGGTATCGATGAAAAATTAGGTATGCAAGTAGGTCCGAAAACTGCACCAATTACTGATGAAGTATTAGATTTCGATACAGTAATGACTCGTATGGATAGCTTTATGGATTGGTTGGCAAAACAATATGTGACCGCCTTAAACGTAATCCACTATATGCACGATAAATATTCATACGAAGCCGCATTAATGGCATTACATGATCGTGATGTATACCGTACCATGGCTTGTGGTATCGCGGGTCTTTCTGTTGCGGCTGACTCACTTTCAGCAATCAAATATGCGAAAGTTAAACCAGTTCGTGGCGACATCAAAGATAAAGATGGCAATGTTGTTGCAACTAACGTAGCAATCGACTTTGAAATCGAAGGTGAATATCCACAATATGGTAACAACGATAACCGTGTTGATGACATCGCTTGTGACTTAGTTGAACGTTTCATGAAGAAAATTCAAAAACTTAAAACTTACCGCAACGCTGTGCCTACACAATCTGTATTAACCATTACTTCTAACGTAGTTTATGGTAAGAAAACAGGTAACACCCCAGATGGTCGTCGTGCTGGTGCACCATTCGGACCAGGTGCGAACCCAATGCACGGTCGTGACCAAAAAGGTGCGGTAGCATCATTAACTTCTGTGGCTAAACTTCCATTTGCTTACGCGAAAGATGGTATTTCTTATACCTTCTCAATCGTACCAAATGCGTTAGGTAAAGATGCAGAAGCACAACGTCGTAATCTTGCTGGCTTGATGGATGGTTACTTCCACCACGAAGCAACTGTTGAAGGTGGCCAACACTTAAATGTGAACGTGCTAAATCGTGAAATGTTGTTAGATGCAATGGAAAATCCGGATAAATATCCGCAATTAACCATCCGTGTATCTGGTTACGCAGTACGTTTCAACTCTTTAACTAAAGAGCAACAACAAGATGTAATTACTAGAACTTTCACAGAGTCAATGTAA
- a CDS encoding FAD:protein FMN transferase, translating into MKKLISGIMAVAMALSLAACQKETKVISLSGKTMGTTYHVKYLDDGSIKATSEKTHEEIEAILKDVNAKMSTYKKDSELSRFNQNTQVNTPIDISADFAKVLAEAIRLNKVTEGALDVTVGPVVNLWGFGPEKRPEKQPTPEQLAERQAWVGIDKITLDTNKEKATLSKALPQVYVDLSSIAKGFGVDQVAEKLEQLNAQNYMVEIGGEIRAKGKNIEGKPWQIAIEKPITTGERAVEAVIGLDNMGMASSGDYRIYFEENGKRFAHEIDPKTGYPIQHHLASITVLAPTSMTADGLSTGLFVLGEDKALEVAEKNNLAVYLIIKTDNGFVAKSSSAFKKLTETKE; encoded by the coding sequence ATGAAAAAATTAATAAGCGGTATTATGGCTGTAGCAATGGCATTAAGTCTTGCAGCTTGTCAAAAAGAAACAAAAGTTATCTCTTTAAGCGGTAAAACAATGGGGACAACTTATCATGTTAAATACCTTGATGATGGTTCAATAAAAGCAACATCTGAAAAGACGCATGAAGAAATTGAAGCAATCTTAAAAGATGTGAACGCTAAAATGTCCACTTACAAAAAAGATTCGGAACTGAGTCGTTTCAATCAAAATACCCAAGTGAATACACCGATTGATATTTCAGCAGATTTTGCCAAAGTATTAGCTGAAGCAATTCGTTTAAATAAAGTGACTGAAGGCGCATTAGATGTAACTGTTGGCCCAGTTGTAAATTTATGGGGATTTGGTCCTGAAAAACGCCCAGAAAAACAACCTACACCAGAACAATTAGCTGAACGTCAAGCTTGGGTTGGCATTGATAAAATTACCCTAGATACTAACAAAGAAAAAGCTACATTAAGTAAAGCTCTTCCTCAAGTTTATGTTGATTTATCATCGATTGCTAAAGGCTTTGGCGTTGATCAGGTCGCTGAAAAGTTAGAACAATTAAATGCTCAGAATTACATGGTTGAAATCGGCGGTGAAATTCGCGCGAAAGGAAAAAATATTGAAGGCAAACCTTGGCAGATCGCAATTGAAAAACCAATTACAACAGGCGAAAGAGCGGTTGAAGCTGTTATTGGATTAGACAATATGGGAATGGCAAGTTCTGGCGATTACCGTATTTACTTTGAAGAAAATGGTAAACGCTTTGCGCACGAGATTGATCCGAAAACTGGTTACCCAATTCAACATCATTTAGCCTCAATTACGGTACTTGCACCAACTTCAATGACTGCAGATGGTCTATCAACAGGGTTATTTGTGCTAGGTGAAGACAAGGCGTTAGAAGTGGCAGAGAAAAATAATCTTGCCGTCTACTTAATCATTAAAACAGATAATGGTTTTGTCGCAAAATCATCCTCTGCGTTCAAAAAATTAACAGAAACAAAAGAATAG
- the mnmA gene encoding tRNA 2-thiouridine(34) synthase MnmA, giving the protein MLISNTYNQHFPQLTQEQLARNATKKVICGMSGGVDSSVSAFILQQQGYQVEGLFMKNWEEDDDTDYCTAAADLADAQAVCDKLGIKLHKINFAAEYWDNVFEHFLTEYKAGRTPNPDILCNKEIKFKAFLEYAAEDLGAHYIATGHYVRRAGDDENAKLLRGLDTNKDQSYFLYTLSHKQVGQSLFPVGEIEKPIVRSIAEDLGLITAKKKDSTGICFIGERKFKDFLARYLPAQPGNIRTVDDEIIGRHDGLMYHTLGQRKGLGIGGLKNAGDEAWYVVDKDVENNELIVAQGHDHPRLFSKGLIASQLHWVDRQPIRELLRCTVKTRYRQQDISCVIEPIDDETIRVIFDEPQSAVTPGQSAVFYLGEVCLGGGIIEKRI; this is encoded by the coding sequence ATGTTAATTTCAAATACTTATAATCAACACTTTCCTCAACTGACGCAAGAACAGCTTGCGAGAAATGCTACCAAAAAAGTGATTTGTGGTATGTCTGGCGGCGTGGATTCTTCTGTGTCAGCTTTTATTCTTCAACAGCAAGGCTATCAGGTGGAAGGCCTGTTTATGAAAAACTGGGAAGAAGATGATGATACGGATTACTGTACTGCTGCAGCTGATCTTGCAGATGCTCAAGCAGTATGTGATAAATTGGGTATCAAACTACATAAAATTAATTTTGCTGCAGAATATTGGGATAATGTTTTTGAGCATTTTTTAACTGAATATAAAGCAGGGCGCACGCCGAACCCAGATATTCTGTGTAATAAAGAAATTAAATTTAAAGCATTTTTAGAATATGCAGCTGAAGATCTTGGTGCCCATTACATTGCAACAGGGCATTATGTACGTAGAGCTGGTGATGATGAAAATGCAAAATTATTACGTGGTTTAGATACTAATAAAGATCAAAGTTATTTTCTTTATACCTTAAGCCATAAACAAGTAGGGCAAAGTTTATTCCCTGTTGGTGAAATTGAGAAGCCCATTGTTCGCTCTATTGCTGAAGATCTTGGTTTAATTACAGCGAAGAAAAAAGACTCTACCGGTATTTGTTTTATTGGAGAGCGTAAATTTAAGGATTTCTTAGCACGCTATTTACCTGCTCAACCGGGTAATATTCGCACTGTAGATGACGAAATTATTGGTCGTCATGATGGTTTGATGTATCACACGTTGGGACAGCGTAAAGGATTAGGCATCGGTGGTTTAAAAAATGCAGGAGATGAAGCTTGGTATGTAGTAGATAAGGATGTAGAAAATAATGAACTTATTGTTGCGCAAGGTCATGATCATCCTCGTTTATTTTCAAAAGGTTTAATTGCCAGCCAATTACATTGGGTTGATCGCCAACCAATTCGAGAGTTATTACGTTGCACGGTAAAAACACGCTATCGCCAACAAGATATTTCTTGTGTGATTGAACCGATTGATGATGAAACTATTCGAGTGATTTTCGATGAACCTCAATCAGCAGTAACACCAGGACAATCTGCCGTATTTTACCTTGGTGAAGTTTGTTTGGGCGGTGGTATTATCGAAAAAAGAATATAA
- the nqrF gene encoding NADH:ubiquinone reductase (Na(+)-transporting) subunit F has product MSDSVILALGIAAFTVIVLVLVAIILFAKSKLVDSGDIIIGINDDPEKAITLPAGGKLLGALASKGIFVSSACGGGGSCGQCIVKVKNGGGEILPTELSHINKREAKEGYRLACQVNVKGNMDVELPEEIFGVKKWECTVISNDNKATFIKELKLAIPEGEEVPFRAGGYIQIEADPHVVNYKDFDIPEEYHEDWDKYDLWRYVSKVDEHIIRAYSMASYPEEKGIIMLNVRIATPPPRQPDAPPGQMSSYIWSLKAGDKVTISGPFGEFFAKETDAEMVFIGGGAGMAPMRSHIFDQLKRLHSKRKMSFWYGARSKREIFYQEDFDQLQAENDNFVWHVALSDALPEDNWTGYTGFIHNVLYENYLKNHEAPEDCEYYMCGPPVMNAAVIKMLKDLGVEDENILLDDFGG; this is encoded by the coding sequence ATGAGCGATTCAGTAATTCTTGCACTCGGTATTGCCGCATTCACGGTTATTGTATTAGTATTAGTGGCGATCATCTTATTTGCGAAATCAAAATTAGTCGATTCTGGCGATATCATTATCGGTATCAATGACGATCCTGAAAAAGCCATCACATTACCTGCAGGTGGTAAATTATTAGGTGCTTTAGCAAGTAAAGGTATTTTCGTATCTTCTGCTTGTGGCGGTGGTGGCTCTTGTGGTCAATGTATTGTTAAAGTGAAAAATGGTGGTGGAGAAATTCTTCCCACAGAACTTTCTCACATTAACAAACGTGAAGCAAAAGAGGGCTATCGCTTAGCTTGCCAAGTTAATGTAAAAGGCAATATGGACGTTGAACTTCCAGAAGAAATCTTCGGCGTTAAAAAATGGGAATGCACCGTTATTTCTAATGATAACAAAGCAACCTTTATTAAAGAGCTTAAATTGGCTATTCCTGAAGGCGAGGAAGTACCTTTCCGCGCAGGTGGCTATATCCAAATCGAAGCTGATCCACATGTGGTAAACTATAAAGATTTTGATATTCCAGAAGAATACCACGAAGACTGGGATAAATATGATTTATGGCGTTATGTCTCTAAAGTGGACGAACATATTATCCGTGCTTACTCAATGGCTTCATACCCTGAAGAGAAAGGTATCATTATGCTTAACGTGCGTATTGCAACACCTCCTCCACGCCAACCTGATGCACCTCCGGGTCAAATGTCTTCTTACATTTGGTCATTAAAAGCAGGAGATAAAGTCACAATTTCTGGCCCATTTGGGGAATTCTTTGCGAAAGAAACCGATGCAGAAATGGTATTTATCGGTGGTGGTGCAGGTATGGCTCCAATGCGTTCGCATATCTTCGACCAATTAAAACGTTTACATTCTAAACGTAAAATGTCGTTCTGGTATGGCGCACGTTCTAAACGTGAAATCTTCTATCAAGAAGATTTTGACCAATTACAAGCTGAAAATGATAATTTCGTATGGCATGTTGCATTATCAGATGCGCTACCTGAAGATAATTGGACTGGCTACACAGGCTTTATTCACAATGTACTTTATGAAAACTACTTGAAAAATCATGAAGCACCAGAAGACTGTGAATACTATATGTGTGGGCCTCCAGTGATGAATGCAGCTGTAATTAAAATGTTGAAAGATCTTGGTGTTGAAGATGAAAACATTTTATTAGATGACTTTGGTGGCTGA
- a CDS encoding nucleotidyltransferase domain-containing protein codes for MQQFGLSDKQQIIIKNILAHYPEVELAIIYGSRAQNTFREGSDIDLTLKGKHLTQDILGKIWLELDDSDSPYLFDLSIYQHLTHSQLAENIERTGKVFYQR; via the coding sequence ATGCAGCAATTTGGATTAAGTGATAAACAGCAGATAATTATAAAAAATATTTTAGCTCACTACCCAGAGGTTGAGCTTGCGATTATTTATGGCTCTCGTGCTCAAAACACTTTTAGAGAGGGCTCTGATATTGATTTAACACTGAAAGGTAAACATTTAACCCAAGATATTTTAGGAAAAATTTGGCTTGAACTTGATGATTCCGATTCACCCTATTTATTTGATTTATCAATTTATCAGCATTTGACTCATTCTCAACTGGCTGAAAATATAGAACGAACTGGCAAGGTTTTTTATCAACGATAA